In Allorhizobium pseudoryzae, the genomic window CGGATCATGGCACCCTTGCCATGATCGAAATCCACGGGTGCATCATGCAGCTCAAGCTGCCCGCCGTGTTCTTCAATGATCTTCTTGACGATGGCGAGGCCGAGGCCCGTGCCCTTCTCGCGCATCGTCATATAGGGCTCCAGAATGCGGTGGCGATTTTCCACCGGCAGGCCGTTGCCGTTGTCGATGATATCGACGCAGAACTGCTCCCGCGCCGCGTCGTAACGCGCCCGCACCAGCACCTTGCGGCCATCCCGCTCCGCATCGCTCGGCACCGCCTCGATCGCCTCGACCGCGTTCTTGATGAGGTTGCCGAAGGCCTGGCCCAGCATGCGCGAATCGAACAGCCCGACAAGTGGCGCATCCCCAAGCTCGCGCAGGAACGTCACGTGGCTAGCTCCCATTTCGCGCAGGAAGATCGCGTCGCGCAGGATGTCGCGGAGGTCCGACTGTTCCTTGGCCGGCTTCGGCATGCGCGCGAAGGAAGAAAACTCGTCCACCATGCGGCCGATATCGCCCACCTGGCGCACGATCGTATCGGTGCACTGGTCGAAGACGGCGCGGTCATTCTCGTCGATCTGCTTGCCGTAACGCCGCTTCAGGCGCTCGGCAGACAGCTGGATCGGCGTCAGCGGGTTCTTGATCTCGTGGGCAATGCGCCGCGCCACATCCGCCCAGGCGGTCGAACGCTGGGCAATCACCAGATCGGTAATGTCGTCGAGCGTGATGACATAGGATTCGGCGCTGCTGCGGCTTTCCTCGCGGGTCACCTGCACGGAGAGCGTCCGCTCCTTGCCGCCCCGCATCAGGTTGACCTCCTTGCGCAGATCGCTGCGGGAGCGCACCGTCGCCTCGCGCAGCACCTGCTCGATCTCGGGCGCCACATCCACCAGCTCGGCACCGATCAGAGAGTGCGCCGGAAGCCCGAGGAAGTCTTCTGCCGACGGGTTGACGATGCTGATGCGATGGTCGTCCTCGACACCGATCACGGCGGCCGTCACGCCGGACAGGACCGCCTCGATGAAGCGACGGCGATCATCCATCTCGTCCTTGGCAACGAGGATTTCGTCGCGCTGGCTGCGGATCTGCGAGATCATCTTGTTGAAGGTGCGCGACAGATTGCCGACATCGCCATCGGCGGCCCGTACGGGCACGATGACATTCATGTTGCCGGTCGCCACGTTATCGGCGGCCGAAATCAGCAGACGGATTGGCCGGACGATTCGATCCGCCACCGCGATCGCCGTCCAGATCGCCGCCAGCAGCACGATCAGCGCGAAGCCCAGATAAAGCACGGCGAAAGCCACCTGCAGGCTCATGCGGCCGGCTTCCATCGCCTGGTATTCCGCCCGGTTGTCCTCCATCAGGCGCATGGCCGCCATGACCTTCGGATCGACCGCGCGGATGGTGTAGAGAAAGGCGCCGGGGATCGCATCGAGCTTGATGATCGCGCCGACGAGATTGGTGACACCCGGCGGGATGAGCGTCGGCTGCCCGGCCGCGGAACTTGCGAGCGCATCGGCGGGCACTGCCGGCAGCGGACGTTCCGTCTCGATATCGGCCTGGGCGATCGCCGCGCCGTCTTCCCGCACCAGGAAGGCACCCAGCATGCCGCGGCCCTTCGCCTGGCGCGTCATCATGTCCACGAAGCCGGTCCTGTCGAGGTAGAACATCGCCCGGTTGCGCTCGAGGTCGTTCGCCATCGAAACCGTCTGGCCCTGCAGATAGCTGGCATTTTCCAGCATGTAGGCGCGCGCCACATCGAGCGACGATTGGACGATCGATTGCGTGCGCAGAGAGAACCAGCGGTCGAGGCCGACATTCAGGGTGACGCTCGCGAAGATCGCCACGAGAACCGCCGGCGTAATCGCCACGATCGAAAACAGCACGACGATGCGTACATGCAGCCTCGCCGCCGCCCTGCCCCGTTTTCTGGCCTTCAACAGACGACCGACTTCCCGGCCGATCAGGTAGATCAGGCCCAGGACGAAAAACGTATTGAGCACTGCAGAGGCAATCACCACGTTCGTGGTCGGCGCGACAGGCGTCACCCCCATCAGCACGAACAGCGTCAGGACGGCACACAGCAGCGCGCCACCCGCCAACACAAGACCCGGCAGCGCAAACACCGCTCGCCGATCCTGCACGGACACCGCCAGGTCGTCACTGGCCGTTGTCGGTGATGCTTCCGTCATCCGCTGCCGTCCCTCTCCATCGGGCGTGATCGCCCTGGAGGTCTGGCGTCAGCCTGGGAAAGCCGACGCGAGATCGAATTGAGTTCCTGCCGCATCTCTCTCAGTCCAACGACATGCAGCCTGCGTGACTGTGGAGCAACACATTGTGGCGAAAATGCAACGAACCCGGCAATGGTGTCAAGCGATGGCAGCTCAGGCCGTGCGTGAACTGCGATAAACGGAAACGCCGAGTTCTCTAATTTTCTTGCGCAGCGTGTTGCGGTTGAGGCCCAGAAGATCGGCCGCCTTGATCTGGTTGCCGCGGGTCGCGGTCAATGCGGCGAGAATCAGCGGATACTCCATCTCGGTCAGAACCCGATCATAAAGGCCCGGCGGCGGCAGACCGTCGCCGAAACTGGCGAAATAGGTGCGCATGTTTTCTTCTACAGCCTGCGAGATCGTCAGGTTGCCGGGGCGCGCGCCCATCTTGTCGATCGGGCTGTCGGGCACGTCCGCGCGCAACTCCTGGTCGATAATCTCGCGTGAAATTACATCCTGTGGATAAAGCGCCATCAGGCGCCGCACGAGGTTCTCCAGCTCGCGCACATTGCCCGGCCAGGCATAGGACTTCATGATGTCGAGCGCCTCGGTATCGAAGCGCTTGGCATCGAGCCCTTCCTTTTCGCCCTGCTGGATGAAGTGGCGCACGAGGTCGGGAATGTCCTCGGCGCGGTCCCGGAGCGGCGGCAGGCGCAGCGGCACGACGTTCAGGCGATAATACAGATCCTCGCGGAAGAGGCCCTGATTGATCAGCTGCTTCAGATCCTTGTTGGTGGCGGCTACGATGCGCACGTCGGTGCGGATCGGGGTTCGACCACCCACCGTCGTATATTCGCCCTGCTGCAGGACACGCAAGAGACGCGTCTGTGCATCCATCGGCATATCGCCGATTTCGTCGAGGAAGAGTGTTCCGCCTTCGGCCTGCTCGAAGCGGCCGGTCGAGCGGTTCTGCGCGCCGGTAAACGCGCCCTTCTCGTGGCCGAACAGCTCCGATTCGATCAGGTCGCGCGGAATGGCGGCCATGTTGATCGCAACGAAGGGACCATTGCGGCGCTTGCCGTAATCATGCAGCGCACGGGCCACCAGTTCCTTGCCGGTGCCGGACTCACCGGTGATCATCAGCGTCAGGTCCGTCTGCATCAGACGGGCCAGAACGCGGTAGATTTCCTGCATCGCGGCGGACCGGCCAACGAGCGGCATGCCGTCCTGCGTGTCGTCATCCAGCTTGGCGGGCTTGCGCTTCGGTTCGGCCAGCGCCCGACCGATGATGGCGATCAGTTCGGTGAGGTCAAAGGGCTTTGGCAGATAGTCATAGGCGCCCTTTTCCGACGCCTTGATGGCGGTCATGAAGGTGTTCTGGGCGCTCATGACCAGCACCGGCAGTTCCGGCCTCGACTTCTTGATGCGCGGCAGAAGATCGAAGGCGTTCTCATCCGGCATCACCACGTCGGTCACGACAAGGTCACCCTCGCCGGCCGAAATCCAGCGCCACAGGGTGGCGGCATTTGAGGTGATACGCACGTCGTAGCCGGCGCGGGTCAAGGCCTGGTTCAAGACGGTCCGGATGGCCGCGTCGTCGTCGGCGACAAGGATCGTAGCGGTCATGTCAAGCTTCCTGTCGTGGTCATGGACGGCCCTCGTCAAAAGAGCCAGCATCCTTGTGCATGGGCATCAATACGCGAAAAATGGTGCGGCGCGCCTGGCTGTCACATTCAACAATGCCGCCGTGGCCGCCGATGATCTTGGCAACCAGTGCCAGACCGAGGCCGGAACCATTGGTCTTGGTGGTGATGAAGGGATCAAAGAGATGCGGCAGCAGATCGCTCGGCACGCCCGGGCCGTTGTCGATGACGCAGAACTCCAGGGGCAGCGAAATCTTTTCCCGCGTTCCCGCGACTGATAGGCGGATACCGGGACGGTAGGCCGTCGTCAGCATGATTTCGCCGTCCGGCTGGCCGCCGATCGCTTCCGCGGCATTCTTGATCAGGTTCAGGAACACCTGCACGAGCTGGTCGCGGTTGGCATAGACCGGCGGCAGCGACGGATCGTAGTTTTCGAGGATCTTGATATCGCGGCCGAACCCCGCCTTGGCGATCGCCTTCACATGGTCGAGCACCGAGTGAATGTTGAGCGGTACGCGGTCGACCGGGCGTTCATCGGAAAACACTTCCATGCGATCGACCAGCGAGACAATGCGGTCCGTCTCGTCGCAGATCAGCCGCGTCAGCGACCGGTCCTCGTCGGCAACCGAGCTTTCGAGAAGCTGGGCGGCTCCGCGGATGCCGGAAAGAGGGTTCTTGATCTCATGCGCCAGCATGGAGGCAAGGCCGGTGACGGAACGCGCTGCGGCCCGGTGCGTCAGCTGGCGGTCGATCTTGTCGGCCATGGTGCGTTCCTGGAAGACCACCACCACCGAACCGGGCTCGCTGACGACCGGGGCGACATAGAGGTCCACCAGCTTGTCCTGGCCGAGGCGCGGCGACGACAGATCGACGCGGTATTCGTTGACCGGCGCCTTGCGGTCGCGCACCTGATCGATCAGCGCGAGAAGCGGGCTGCCGAAGGGGATGAAGGTCGAGATCTTGTTGCGGGCCAGATGCGACGCACTCGCGCCGAAAAAGGCCTCGGCCTCCCAGTTGGCGAAGGCGATCATCCCCTCCTGGTTGACAAGCACGACCGGGTTCTGAACCGAGTTCAGCACGGCCATGGCGAGCGCGTTCGCGCCCTGATCGACGTGGTTCGGGCTCATGCGGCCTCCTTGCAGGGTTCGCCGGTGGCCTCCGAGAGGGCGCGCTCAAGAAGCTCAAGCACCCGCTCCGGGTTCTTTTCTGTCATCAGTCGCGCCTTTTCCTGCTGGCCGAAACCCGGCGCATTGCGGTCGAGATACCAGCCCACATGTTTGCGGGCATGGCGAAGACCGGCCTCGCGACCGTAAAAGCCGAGCATCATCTCGTAGTGTTCACAGACGACGGCGGCCCGCTCGGCGGCTGCAGGTTCTCGCTGTCCCGCCAGAACGCCGCAATGCCACGGTCGGCCCTGAGCGCCTCTGCCGATCATCACCGCATCGGCGCCCGATCGTGTCAGGATCGTCCGGGCATCGGCGTCCGTTTCCACATCGCCATTGGCGATCAGCGGGATCGAGATCGCCTCCCGCACAGGGCGGATCGCATCCCAATCGGCACGGCCTTCATAAAATTGCATGCGGGTACGCCCATGCACGGTGATCAGCTGCACGCCGGCCTTTTCGGCGCGGGTGGCGATCTCCGGCGCGTTGATGGAGTTCTCATCCCAGCCGAGACGCATCTTGACAGTCACGGGAACCTTGACCGCAGCCACGACGGCTTCAATCAGCGAGAGCGCGTGATCCGGATCGCGCATCAGCGCCGAGCCGGAATAACCGCCCGTCACCTTCTTGGCCGGACATCCCATGTTGATGTCGATGATATCGGCGCCATTCGCTTCGGAAATGCGGGCGGCCTCCGCCATCCAGTGCGCCTCGCGCCCGGCAAGCTGCACCATGTGCGGACGAATGCCCGTGCCCTTCAGGCGCTCCCATGATTCGCCCTTATTGTGCGCCAGCTCGCGGCTCGCTACCATTTCGGTGACAACCAACCCCGCGCCGTAACGCCATGCCAGTTGGCGGAATGGCAGATCGGTCACGCCGGACATGGGCGCCAGCACGATGCGGTTGCGGATATCGACCGACCCGATGGCAAAAGGCGATGCAAGATCGAAGAGACTCAATTGATGATCTTTCGGGCACATGAAATTTCTGCCCTATTTTTATTCAGTGTTTCGGCGTTTGCCAAGGGGTAATCCCAGTCTGCGTTATTTCTAGGCGACATGCTGGAAAAGGTGCTTTTGAGTCTATAGTTCTCGGCTGTCAATTCCTCATGTCAATCAAATCCCTAAGGATGCCCGGATCCTCGCCTGCATGATCATTGGAACAGTCATCGTTGCCGCCGGACGCGGCGAACGCGCCGGAGCGCCGGAAGAGGGACCGAAGCAATATCGCCGGATCGGCGGGCACGCCGTCATCCGCCATACGCTTCACGCCTTCCTGTCCCGGCAGTCCGCGGGACCGATCGTCGTCGTCATCCATCCGGACGACCGGGCGCTCTTTGCAGACGCTTGCGCGGGCCTCGCTGACGTTTCCCGCATCCTGACCACCTTCGGCGGTTCCACCCGCCAGCAATCGGTTCTCGAAGGCCTGCGCCGTCTGGCCGACACCGATGCCACCCATGTGATGATTCACGATGCTGCCCGGCCTTTCGTCGATCACGGCCTTCTGGAGCGTATTGCAGCCGAACTTGCGCGCGGTGAAACCGCAGTGCTTCCGGCACTCCCCGTTACCGACACGCTGAAGCGGGCGGGCTCGGACGCCACCATCGAGACGACGGTCTCGCGGGCCGGACTGTGGGCCGCCCAGACGCCGCAGAGTTTTGTGCTTCCCGCCATCCTCGACGCCCATGAACGGGCAGCGCGTTCGGGGCGCAGCGATTTTACCGACGATGCCTCGATTGCCGAATGGGCCAACATACCCGTTCGGTTAATCGAAGGCTCTCCCGACAACGTGAAACTGACGCTGAGACGAGATATCACCATGGCCGACGAAAAGCTTTCCCGCCACCCTGCCCTGCCCGATGTCCGGACCGGCAACGGCTACGATGTCCACCAGCTGGTCGAAGGCGACGGGGTCACGCTGTGCGGCGTCTTCATCGCCCATGACCAGAAGCTGAGCGGCCATTCGGATGCGGATGTCGCCCTGCATGCGCTGACCGATGCGCTGCTTGCCACCTGCGGCGCGGGCGATATCGGCGATCATTTCCCACCGTCGGATCCGCAATGGAAAGGCGCCGCCTCGCGGATCTTCCTGGCCCACGCGGCCGATATCGTGCGCCAGCACGGTGGCATCATCACCAATGCCGATGTCTCGATCATCGCGGAGGCACCGAAGGTCGGGCCGCATCGACAGGCCATGCGACAGGCCCTGTCGGAGATTCTGGGCATTTCCATCGACCGCTGTTCGATCAAGGCGACCACCAACGAGAAGATCGGCTTTATTGGCCGCAAGGAGGGCATTGCGGCGATTGCGACCGCAACCGTCGTCTATGGGGTGCTGACGCAATGACCGCTTTCGCACCGGATCTCCTTCAGCGCGCAGAACAGGTCATTGCGCGCTACCGCGATCGCGGCTGGATGATTGCCACTGCCGAATCCTGCACCGGCGGACTGATTGCCGGCGCGCTCACCGAAATCGCCGGCTCGTCTTCCGTTGTCGATCGCGGCTTCGTCACCTACAGCAATGCGGCGAAGACGGACCTGCTCGGCGTCATGCCGGCGACACTCGACGCCTACGGCGCCGTTTCGCGCGAAACCGCGCTGCAGATGGTGAAGGGTGCGCTTTGGCGGTCATACGCGAATACTGCGGTCGCCGTGACGGGCATTGCCGGCCCCGGCGGCGGCTCGGCCAACAAACCTGTGGGCCTCGTGCACCTGGCCGCTGCCAGCCGCGACGGCCGGATGATCCACCGGGAGATGCGCTACGGCGATTTGGGGCGAGACGGCGTGCGTCTTGCCACCATCATGACGGCGCTGGAGCTGCTGCTGGACCTCGCTCAGGCGTAGATCTTGTCAGCCCGTGCTTCGAAGGCTTCGGCAAACATGCGGAAGGCGCGGTCGAACATCGAGCCCATCACGGCGCCGAGAATGCGGCTCTTGAACTCGTAATCGATATAGAAATCGACGACGGAACCCTGCGCCGCCGGCTGGAAACGCCAGCGGTTGTCGAGATACTTGAACGGCCCTTCGATGTATTTCACATCGATCACCAGTTCGGCCGGATTGAGCAGAACCTGCGTCGTGAAGGTCTCGCGGATCGCCTTGTATCCCACCGTCATGTCGGCCAAAAGCAGCGTCTTCCCATCCCGCTCCTTGCGCGAGCGCACGCTTAGCGCATCACACAGCGGCAGGAACTGCGGGTACTTCTCCACATCGGCGACAAGCGCGAACATGTCTTCTGCGGAATGCTTAACGGGGCGGTGATTTTCAAACTTCGGCATGGTTTTCAGCTAATGGTCAACAGGATCGTTGGCAAGTGACAGTTGGTCGCTGCCGCCCGCTTTCCCCGAAAGCGCTCGACTGTCCAACTGGGAAGGGCAACTTGTCGCCGCAACCGCAAGAACCAAATTTACTATCCTTCTTCAATCTAGACTTCACATTCATCAAAATCTTGACGCAATAATCCGCCAGTGCAATCAAAGTTGCGAGCGACAATACATTCCTGCGCCAGTCCAGATCCGACATTGTGCAGAATACAGAGCAAGACCCATGGATGATTTTACGCATTTGATGCAGTTACTGGAAGCAGCCCGCCAGCTTGCGGACCTGAACGACCTGCCCGTCCTCGCCTACCTCGTCGGGGTTGCCAAGGAAGAGGCCCGGTCGCACCGTTTTGCGCTGCGCGACAAGAAGAGCGGCCGTATCCGCAAAAGCTGACACAGACACCGCAGACCGATCGCGGGAGATGCCTCACCTCCAGCGCCCTGCCAACCATCCGATCATTCCGCCGCAGCGAGAACCTTTTTCTCACGCGCCGCCTTCAGCCGGGCAAAGTCATCGCCCGCATGATGTGACGAGCGGGTGAGCGGGCTCGACGAGACCATCAGGAAGCCCTTGGTGTAGGCCACCGTCTCGTACGACTTGAACTCTTCCGGCGTGACGAATTTTTCCACTTTGTGGTGCTTGCGGGTCGGCTGCAGATACTGGCCGATCGTCAGGAAATCGACGTCTGCGGTGCGAAGGTCGTCCATCAACTGCAGCACTTCGTTGCGCTCTTCGCCAAGCCCGACCATGATGCCGGACTTGGTGAACATGGTGGGATCCAGTTCCTTGACCCGCTGCAGCAGGCGCACCGAATGGAAATAGCGCGCGCCGGGACGCACCGTCAGGTAATTGCCGGGCACGGTTTCCATATTGTGGTTGAAGACGTCGGGCTTGGCAGCGACGACGCGCTCCAGCGCACCGGGCTTTTTCAGGAAGTCCGGCGTCAGGATCTCGATGGTCGTCGTCGGTGACGCGGCGCGGATCGCCCAGATCACCTTTTCAAAATGTTCCGCGCCACCATCGTCCAGATCGTCACGATCGACCGAGGTGATGACGACGTGGCTCAAGCCCATCTGGCGCACGGCCTTGGCGACGTTTTCCGGCTCGTCCTGGTCCAGCGCGTTCGGCTTGCCGGTCGCGACGTTGCAGAAGGCACAGGCACGCGTACAGATCTCGCCCATGATCATGAACGTCGCGTGCTTCTTGTCCCAGCACTCGCCGATGTTCGGGCAGCCGGCTTCCTCGCACACGGTGACCAGCTTGTGGCTGCGCACCAGTTCGCGGGTTTCCTGATAGCCCTTGGAGGTCGGCGCCTTCACGCGGATCCATTCCGGCTTGCGCATCACCTCGGTATCGGGCCGATGCGCCTTTTCCGGATGGCGGACGCGCTTGGCATCATCCGTCAAGGCGGTGCGATCAAGAATGGTGACCATGATAACCTGCTTTCAAAGCCGCCGGGCAGTGGCGGATTAGCGTCTGACGAGTTTGGCGACAAATAACAGAGCACAGGCGCCAATGAAACCGCTGACCAGCCCGCCCCAGACGCCCGGTTCGACCCAGATGCCGGCCCGCTGCAGAATAGCGCTGGCCAATGCGGCACCGACCACGCCGATGACGATGTTCATGAAGACGCCGAAGCGGAGATCCATCAACATGCCGGCCAGCCATCCGGCCAGTCCGCCGATGATGATCGTGCCGAAGAAACCCAAACCTTCCATGACCGCCCTCCGTTCTGGACACTCATATGGCCCCTTAAGGACCCAATCACAATAAGCGTCTCGCCGTCATGGGGCGGGATCAAAAAGCCCCTCATCCGGCTGCCGCCACCCTCTCTCCGCAGACGGGGAGAAGGGCCGTATGGTACCGCCGCACCGCATGCCTGAACCGCGTCCCCTCTCCCCGCAGGCGGGGAGAGGGTTAGGGGCAAAGCCGCATGGCTCGACCTCAGGCGTTCAGCACCCTGCCATAGGCGTCGAGCACGCTTTCCTTCATCATCTCCGAGAGCGTCGGATGCGGGAAGATCGTGTGCATCAGCTCTTCTTCCGTCGTCTCCAGGTTCATGGCGACGACGAAACCCTGGATGAGTTCGGTCACTTCCGCACCAACCATATGCGCGCCGATCAACTCGCCGGTCTTCTTGTCGAAGATGGTCTTGATCATGCCCTGGTCTTCGCCGAGCGCGATCGCCTTGCCATTGGCGGCAAAGGAATAGCGGCCGACGCGGATATCGCGGCCTTCCGCCTTGGCCTTGGCTTCCGTGAGGCCGACCGAGGCGACCTGCGGGTTGCAATAGGTGCAGCCCGGGATCTTCGCCTTGTCCATCGGGTGAACGCCCGGAACGCCGGCGATCTTTTCGATGCAGATGACACCTTCGTGCTCGGCCTTGTGGGCAAGCATCGGCGGGCCGGCCACGTCGCCGATCGCATAGAGGCCAGGCACGTTCGTCTTGCCGTAGCCGTCGATGACGATGCAGCCGCGGTCGGTCTTCACGCCCAGCGTTTCAAGGCCGAGGTTTTCGATATTGCCCTGCACGCCGACAGCCGAGATCAGACGATCCGCGGTAATCTGCTGCACCTTGCCGTCCTT contains:
- a CDS encoding sensor histidine kinase NtrY-like — translated: MTEASPTTASDDLAVSVQDRRAVFALPGLVLAGGALLCAVLTLFVLMGVTPVAPTTNVVIASAVLNTFFVLGLIYLIGREVGRLLKARKRGRAAARLHVRIVVLFSIVAITPAVLVAIFASVTLNVGLDRWFSLRTQSIVQSSLDVARAYMLENASYLQGQTVSMANDLERNRAMFYLDRTGFVDMMTRQAKGRGMLGAFLVREDGAAIAQADIETERPLPAVPADALASSAAGQPTLIPPGVTNLVGAIIKLDAIPGAFLYTIRAVDPKVMAAMRLMEDNRAEYQAMEAGRMSLQVAFAVLYLGFALIVLLAAIWTAIAVADRIVRPIRLLISAADNVATGNMNVIVPVRAADGDVGNLSRTFNKMISQIRSQRDEILVAKDEMDDRRRFIEAVLSGVTAAVIGVEDDHRISIVNPSAEDFLGLPAHSLIGAELVDVAPEIEQVLREATVRSRSDLRKEVNLMRGGKERTLSVQVTREESRSSAESYVITLDDITDLVIAQRSTAWADVARRIAHEIKNPLTPIQLSAERLKRRYGKQIDENDRAVFDQCTDTIVRQVGDIGRMVDEFSSFARMPKPAKEQSDLRDILRDAIFLREMGASHVTFLRELGDAPLVGLFDSRMLGQAFGNLIKNAVEAIEAVPSDAERDGRKVLVRARYDAAREQFCVDIIDNGNGLPVENRHRILEPYMTMREKGTGLGLAIVKKIIEEHGGQLELHDAPVDFDHGKGAMIRVVLPHSQGAGSAETGNKEVAYGV
- the ntrC gene encoding nitrogen regulation protein NR(I), with the protein product MTATILVADDDAAIRTVLNQALTRAGYDVRITSNAATLWRWISAGEGDLVVTDVVMPDENAFDLLPRIKKSRPELPVLVMSAQNTFMTAIKASEKGAYDYLPKPFDLTELIAIIGRALAEPKRKPAKLDDDTQDGMPLVGRSAAMQEIYRVLARLMQTDLTLMITGESGTGKELVARALHDYGKRRNGPFVAINMAAIPRDLIESELFGHEKGAFTGAQNRSTGRFEQAEGGTLFLDEIGDMPMDAQTRLLRVLQQGEYTTVGGRTPIRTDVRIVAATNKDLKQLINQGLFREDLYYRLNVVPLRLPPLRDRAEDIPDLVRHFIQQGEKEGLDAKRFDTEALDIMKSYAWPGNVRELENLVRRLMALYPQDVISREIIDQELRADVPDSPIDKMGARPGNLTISQAVEENMRTYFASFGDGLPPPGLYDRVLTEMEYPLILAALTATRGNQIKAADLLGLNRNTLRKKIRELGVSVYRSSRTA
- a CDS encoding two-component system sensor histidine kinase NtrB — its product is MSPNHVDQGANALAMAVLNSVQNPVVLVNQEGMIAFANWEAEAFFGASASHLARNKISTFIPFGSPLLALIDQVRDRKAPVNEYRVDLSSPRLGQDKLVDLYVAPVVSEPGSVVVVFQERTMADKIDRQLTHRAAARSVTGLASMLAHEIKNPLSGIRGAAQLLESSVADEDRSLTRLICDETDRIVSLVDRMEVFSDERPVDRVPLNIHSVLDHVKAIAKAGFGRDIKILENYDPSLPPVYANRDQLVQVFLNLIKNAAEAIGGQPDGEIMLTTAYRPGIRLSVAGTREKISLPLEFCVIDNGPGVPSDLLPHLFDPFITTKTNGSGLGLALVAKIIGGHGGIVECDSQARRTIFRVLMPMHKDAGSFDEGRP
- the dusB gene encoding tRNA dihydrouridine synthase DusB, yielding MCPKDHQLSLFDLASPFAIGSVDIRNRIVLAPMSGVTDLPFRQLAWRYGAGLVVTEMVASRELAHNKGESWERLKGTGIRPHMVQLAGREAHWMAEAARISEANGADIIDINMGCPAKKVTGGYSGSALMRDPDHALSLIEAVVAAVKVPVTVKMRLGWDENSINAPEIATRAEKAGVQLITVHGRTRMQFYEGRADWDAIRPVREAISIPLIANGDVETDADARTILTRSGADAVMIGRGAQGRPWHCGVLAGQREPAAAERAAVVCEHYEMMLGFYGREAGLRHARKHVGWYLDRNAPGFGQQEKARLMTEKNPERVLELLERALSEATGEPCKEAA
- a CDS encoding CinA family protein → MTAFAPDLLQRAEQVIARYRDRGWMIATAESCTGGLIAGALTEIAGSSSVVDRGFVTYSNAAKTDLLGVMPATLDAYGAVSRETALQMVKGALWRSYANTAVAVTGIAGPGGGSANKPVGLVHLAAASRDGRMIHREMRYGDLGRDGVRLATIMTALELLLDLAQA
- a CDS encoding type II toxin-antitoxin system RatA family toxin, giving the protein MPKFENHRPVKHSAEDMFALVADVEKYPQFLPLCDALSVRSRKERDGKTLLLADMTVGYKAIRETFTTQVLLNPAELVIDVKYIEGPFKYLDNRWRFQPAAQGSVVDFYIDYEFKSRILGAVMGSMFDRAFRMFAEAFEARADKIYA
- the lipA gene encoding lipoyl synthase, coding for MVTILDRTALTDDAKRVRHPEKAHRPDTEVMRKPEWIRVKAPTSKGYQETRELVRSHKLVTVCEEAGCPNIGECWDKKHATFMIMGEICTRACAFCNVATGKPNALDQDEPENVAKAVRQMGLSHVVITSVDRDDLDDGGAEHFEKVIWAIRAASPTTTIEILTPDFLKKPGALERVVAAKPDVFNHNMETVPGNYLTVRPGARYFHSVRLLQRVKELDPTMFTKSGIMVGLGEERNEVLQLMDDLRTADVDFLTIGQYLQPTRKHHKVEKFVTPEEFKSYETVAYTKGFLMVSSSPLTRSSHHAGDDFARLKAAREKKVLAAAE
- a CDS encoding GlsB/YeaQ/YmgE family stress response membrane protein, with protein sequence MEGLGFFGTIIIGGLAGWLAGMLMDLRFGVFMNIVIGVVGAALASAILQRAGIWVEPGVWGGLVSGFIGACALLFVAKLVRR